In Chitinivibrio alkaliphilus ACht1, the genomic window ATAGCTACAGCAGTATCGTTGGCCCTCCCGGAAGTGGAGTGACAAATCTTAAAGATCTTGAAATAGACCATACTGCAAACGGGTATTATCTCCCAACCAGTGTTCAGTGGGAATATGCCGTGCGTGGTGGAACGACCGACACCTGGTTCTGGGGTAATGACTCCACCGATGCAGATGCCTATGCCTGGTACTGGGATAACAGCGATATCGTGGACGGTCGTACAACCCATCCCGTAGGTCAAAAAAAGTCCAATGAATTTGGGCTCTATGATATGGCGGGGAATGTGTGGGAGTGGTGTGAGGCTGGCTCGAGGCAGAGCCTACGGATCATTCGGGGCGGTAGCTTTGACTTCAGTGTCGGAAACATGAAGTCTTCCTACCTCAACGAGGTCCTCCCAGTTAGTTGCAAAAACCGTTTCGGTTTTCGCGTTGTTAAGGGTGGCCGCCCTGAATCCCAGTGAAAACATTGGTCTTAGGGATTATTTTCCGGGCGAGTAAGGTTTTCGGAGATGGTGGCAGTGTGGGTGGAGTGAGTGAACCTTGATTGGAAGGATTATTTTGATTTCCTGATTACTATATTCAAGGTAATCAAGCGAATCATGGACCAAAACAAGGGAGTCACATGAAACACGAAAAGCTCACATACAACATAATCGGTGCATCCATGAAGGTTCACACGCATTTGGATACCGGTTTTCAGGAAGTTGTCTTTACCCCAACCACGCAGGATCAAAGGTCTCATCGGGGGGCGTAAAGGTATAGGCTGAAAAAAGAGCATCCACGCGCATGCGGTACGATTGTATATCCTGAGATTTCAGAATTTTCTTTATCCCGGACCGTCCATGGGGAAAGCTCCATTGCAGGTATGTCCATATCTCCTTCATTCGTCCCAGTACGGGGCGTGGGCCGTATAGTAGTTCCTCATAGGCCGTGCAGAGATGAGACAAAAAGGCGTGGAGCTGCTCCTGCGCATCGGGGGGCAGACAAGCCCCCGTAATTTGTGCCGGCAGAAAGGGATTTGTCAAAAGCCCTCGACCGAT contains:
- a CDS encoding formylglycine-generating enzyme family protein — its product is MLYCNALSRNDGLDTVYSYSSIVGPPGSGVTNLKDLEIDHTANGYYLPTSVQWEYAVRGGTTDTWFWGNDSTDADAYAWYWDNSDIVDGRTTHPVGQKKSNEFGLYDMAGNVWEWCEAGSRQSLRIIRGGSFDFSVGNMKSSYLNEVLPVSCKNRFGFRVVKGGRPESQ